A portion of the Bactrocera neohumeralis isolate Rockhampton chromosome 2, APGP_CSIRO_Bneo_wtdbg2-racon-allhic-juicebox.fasta_v2, whole genome shotgun sequence genome contains these proteins:
- the LOC126757482 gene encoding craniofacial development protein 2-like has protein sequence MKMLKQPRMRDPPFDDDHGKRNKDYDLRACTWNVRTLNWEGAAAQLVDVLAKIKADITAVQEMRWTGQGQRRVGPCDIYYSGHIKERKFGVGFVVGERLRRRVLSFTPVNERLATIRIKARFFNISLICAHAPTEEKDDVTKDAFYERLERAYESCPRHDVKIVLGDFNARVGKEGIFGTTVGKFSLHDETSPNGLRLIDFARARNMVICSTRFQHKKIHQATWLSPGRKTTNQIDHVVIDGRHVSSVLDVRALRGPNIDSDHYLVAAKIRTRLCAAKNARQQTQGRFDVEKLQSQQTAERFSTRLALLLSESTRQQLGIRELWDGISNSLRTAATETIGFRKVQKNSWYDEECRVAAERKQAAYLATLRSTTTRAGWDRYRELKREARRICRQKKKEA, from the coding sequence atgaaaatgttaaaacagcctcggatgagagaccccccttttgatgacgaccatggcaaacggaataaggactacgatttaagggcatgcacctggaatgtccggacccttaattgggaaggtgccgctgcccagctggttgatgtcctcgcaaaaataaaggctgacatcaccgccgtccaagaaatgcgatggacgggacaaggacagagacgagtaggtccttgtgacatttactacagtggccatataaaggagcgcaagtttggtgttggattcgtggtgggagagagactccgtcgccgagtactatcattcactccggtgaatgaacgtctagccacaatccgcatcaaagcgaggttcttcaacatatcgctgatttgcgcccacgccccgacggaagagaaggacgatgtgaccaaagatgccttctatgagcgcttggagcgcgcttatgagagctgcccccgccacgatgtcaaaatcgtgcttggcgactttaacgccagggtgggcaaagaaggtatatttggcactacggtcggtaaattcagcctccacgacgaaacatccccaaatgggttgaggctgattgacttcgccagggcccgaaatatggttatctgtagtactagattccagcacaagaagattcatcaagctacctggctgtctccgggtcgaaaaactaccaaccagatcgatcatgttgtgatagatggaagacacgtctccagtgttttagatgtgcgtgcgctccgaggtcctaacatcgactcggaccactatcttgttgcagctaagattcgcactcgcctctgtgcagcaaaaaacgcacgccaacaaacacaaggaaggttcgacgtcgaaaagctgcaatcacaacagacagccgaacgattctctactcggcttgcactcctgctctctgagagcactcgtcaacaactcggtataagggaactgtgggacggcatttcaaactccttacgtacagctgcaaccgaaaccattggttttcggaaagtgcaaaagaacagctggtacgacgaagagtgccgtgtcgcagcggagagaaaacaggctgcctacctcgcaacgttacgatcgaccactacacgtgcgggatgggatagataccgagagttgaagagggaagcgagacgcatttgcagacagaagaagaaagaggcctaa